One genomic segment of Sander lucioperca isolate FBNREF2018 chromosome 10, SLUC_FBN_1.2, whole genome shotgun sequence includes these proteins:
- the LOC116062588 gene encoding retinol dehydrogenase 12, which produces MRDAAVGGFLVEPWPEGSSSETEAGWDGLKLQCAALLGLTLICVCVLRRWIAGGVCRCSARLDGKTVLITGANTGIGKETCRDLAARGARVVMACRDLTRAERAAEEIRRSTGNGNVVVRHLDLSSVYSVRQFAKDFLDGEDRLDILINNAGVMMCPRWLTEDGFETQLAVNHLGHFLLTNLLLPMLQSSAPSRVIIVSSMAHRGGRIDFDDLFFSSKKYSSLESYRQSKLANVLFCRELGRRLRGSGVSSFCLHPGVIRTELGRHVNGWFPLLGALLAVLSLMFMKTPRQGSQTTVYCAVTPGLEGKSGRYFSDCAEKEVAPEGRDDVVARKLWEESARLVGLKDTC; this is translated from the exons ATGAGAGACGCGGCTGTGGGGGGGTTCCTGGTGGAGCCGTGGCCCGAGGGCAGCTCCTCGGAGACGGAGGCCGGCTGGGACGGCCTGAAGCTTCAGTGTGCAGCTCTGCTGGGACTCACTCTGATCT gtgtgtgtgtgttgaggcgGTGGATTGCAGGTGGAGTGTGTCGCTGTTCGGCTCGTCTGGATGGAAAGACGGTTCTGATCACCGGAGCAAACACCGGCATCGGCAAAGAGACGTGCCGCGACCTGGCAGCCAGAG GGGCCCGGGTGGTGATGGCGTGCAGGGATCTGACCCGGGCAGAGCGGGCGGCGGAGGAAATCCGTCGGTCAACAGGAAACGGAAACGTGGTGGTCCGACACCTGGACCTGTCCTCGGTTTACTCCGTCAGACAGTTCGCTAAAGACTTCCTGGACGGGGAAGACAGGCTGGACATCCTCATCAACAACGCAG GAGTGATGATGTGTCCCAGATGGCTGACTGAAGACGGTTTTGAGACTCAGCTGGCTGTGAATCATCTGGGTCACTTCCTGCTGACCAATCTGCTGCTGCCGATGCTGCAGAGCTCCGCCCCCAGCCGTGTCATCATCGTGTCGTCCATGGCCCACCGGGGGG gtcgTATCGACTTTGACGATTTGTTCTTCAGCAGCAAGAAGTACAGTTCTCTGGAGAGCTACAGACAGAGCAAACTGGCCAACGTCCTGTTCTGCAGAGAGCTCGGCCGGCGACTCAGAG GCTCCGGTGTGTCATCGTTCTGTCTCCACCCGGGTGTGATCCGGACCGAACTGGGCCGCCACGTTAACGGCTGGTTCCCCCTGCTGGGGGCGCTGCTGGCCGTCCTCTCCCTGATGTTCATGAAGACTCCCAGGCAGGGCAGCCAGACCACCGTGTACTGTGCCGTGACGCCAGGACTCGAAGGAAAATCAGGACGGTACTTCAG tGACTGTGCAGAGAAGGAAGTCGCTCCAGAGGGGCGGGACGACGTTGTGGCGAGGAAGCTGTGGGAGGAGAGCGCCCGATTGGTCGGATTAAAGGACACatgctga